In a single window of the Leptolyngbyaceae cyanobacterium genome:
- a CDS encoding serine/threonine-protein kinase yields the protein MNITAGKVLQNGKYVLDAPIGQGGFGITYKAAHSYLNQTVVVKTLHNNLRGHQDFDRFQEQFVAEAQRLARCQHPNIVRVLDFFEEAGQPFIVMDYIPGVTLAEVVKQGQPLTEAQAIHYIFQIASALNVVHQNGLLHRDVKPQNIILKEGTNTVILIDFGIAREFTPGVTQTHTGILSAGYAPIEQYLPRGRRSPATDVYGLAATLYCLLTAQPPVAASLRDRVSLPTPRQLCPHLSLAVEQAVMRGLEMEAERRPQTVQAWLDLLPKTNNLSDKYEPTLPIFPALEPFKPPVLPLASAGNDRPIPVPLSSKARALRVLGITGLVSAIVGTSFGLALRFGIPGVPLFQQEQSFPPTEKWPTTTPTTTPVPASSIPEPNLAPNPPVSLPVNSSPNSRSAIPVVQPIPTNSQRQQARPKFRTRSSESVPRYQWRRRTKPASNSQPATSPSSLPSPAPEISTSPHKPSQPPVEASNPTQVEIPAPASSLGTPSLSSPISSDREPAKATAESSSNRSSSVLQPLPPKPVLDQSTPAVEESSEPSQ from the coding sequence ATGAATATAACGGCTGGCAAAGTCCTTCAAAATGGCAAATACGTTCTCGATGCCCCGATCGGTCAGGGTGGATTTGGCATTACCTACAAAGCTGCTCACAGTTATTTAAATCAAACTGTGGTGGTCAAAACCCTACATAATAACTTGCGGGGACATCAAGATTTCGATCGATTTCAAGAACAATTCGTTGCCGAAGCCCAGCGTCTGGCTAGATGTCAACACCCTAATATAGTGAGGGTGCTAGATTTTTTTGAGGAAGCTGGGCAGCCTTTTATCGTCATGGATTATATTCCCGGCGTGACTTTAGCAGAAGTGGTAAAGCAAGGCCAACCATTAACAGAAGCCCAAGCGATTCACTACATTTTTCAAATTGCTTCTGCTTTAAATGTGGTTCACCAAAATGGGTTGCTGCACCGAGATGTCAAACCGCAAAATATTATCCTCAAAGAAGGAACCAATACTGTTATTTTGATTGATTTCGGGATTGCTCGCGAATTTACTCCCGGCGTTACTCAAACTCATACGGGGATTTTGTCAGCCGGTTATGCACCTATAGAACAATATTTGCCAAGGGGGAGGCGCAGTCCTGCTACTGACGTTTATGGTTTGGCGGCGACTCTTTATTGTCTGCTGACGGCACAACCACCGGTGGCGGCTTCGTTGCGCGATCGCGTTTCTCTTCCCACTCCCAGACAATTATGTCCTCATTTGAGCTTGGCAGTCGAGCAAGCCGTGATGCGGGGTTTGGAAATGGAAGCAGAACGGCGTCCCCAAACAGTACAAGCTTGGTTGGATCTGTTACCGAAAACTAATAACTTATCGGATAAATACGAGCCTACACTGCCGATTTTTCCTGCTCTCGAACCGTTCAAACCACCTGTGTTACCCCTGGCATCTGCCGGGAACGATCGGCCCATTCCCGTTCCCTTATCATCAAAAGCTCGGGCGCTCCGAGTTTTAGGTATTACAGGATTAGTTAGCGCGATCGTCGGTACTAGTTTTGGGTTAGCACTGCGCTTTGGTATTCCAGGAGTGCCATTATTCCAACAAGAACAGTCTTTTCCCCCGACTGAAAAATGGCCGACTACAACTCCGACGACTACCCCAGTCCCGGCTTCATCCATTCCTGAACCAAATTTAGCACCCAACCCACCCGTCAGTTTACCCGTTAACTCGTCACCGAATTCTCGATCGGCTATTCCGGTAGTTCAGCCAATCCCCACTAATAGTCAACGTCAGCAGGCAAGGCCAAAATTCCGCACCCGTTCGTCCGAATCCGTGCCTCGTTACCAGTGGAGACGCAGAACAAAGCCCGCTTCAAACTCGCAACCAGCCACTTCGCCATCATCGCTTCCCTCGCCAGCCCCAGAGATTTCTACCTCGCCCCACAAACCATCTCAGCCCCCCGTAGAGGCTTCCAATCCTACTCAAGTAGAAATTCCAGCTCCCGCTTCCAGCCTGGGTACACCATCTTTATCATCTCCCATATCCAGCGATCGAGAGCCAGCAAAAGCCACCGCTGAGTCATCTAGTAATCGATCTTCCTCTGTTCTTCAACCATTACCCCCCAAACCCGTATTAGATCAATCAACCCCAGCAGTAGAAGAGTCTTCTGAACCATCCCAGTAA
- a CDS encoding FAD-dependent oxidoreductase, with translation MIAYDWIAIGGGITGAALSYELTKKGFSVLLLEQQANPQNASHYNYGGLAYWSGTNELTRQLCQEGMEIHRFLSEELNIDTEFREVNLLLTIDADENPQKIASYYSQFAIPPQLLTAKEACHMEPLLNSAVISGALTVRHGHINPELVTRGYCQAMQQKGGIVQFEKVLELVRQNQRIVGVKTASETYYGQNIVVCAGGFSRQLLKASGISLPLYFTHAELIEISAVDIQLNTLVMPAQLKRFQLEKQASKSENDRLWDEPGHEPVPPILDAGAVQFKNGTIRLGQISRVLTDPDAKIDAKISESAIRDAVGKLLPSLANLPGTWHHCLVAFSQNSLPIVGTIPDVEGVHIFSSFTNPLVFVPPLARRFANQVSGVEDPIIERLNKLIG, from the coding sequence ATGATAGCATACGATTGGATTGCGATCGGTGGTGGTATTACAGGTGCAGCGCTCAGCTACGAACTAACAAAAAAAGGCTTTTCTGTTTTGTTGTTGGAACAACAGGCCAATCCACAAAATGCCAGTCATTATAATTACGGTGGCTTAGCATATTGGTCTGGCACTAACGAATTAACGCGACAACTTTGCCAGGAAGGAATGGAAATTCATCGCTTCCTTTCTGAAGAATTAAATATCGATACCGAATTCAGAGAAGTAAATCTATTACTAACCATTGATGCTGATGAAAACCCCCAAAAAATAGCATCATATTACAGTCAATTTGCGATACCTCCTCAGTTACTTACTGCTAAAGAAGCTTGTCATATGGAACCGTTATTAAATTCGGCAGTAATTAGCGGTGCTTTAACAGTACGACACGGCCATATTAATCCAGAATTAGTTACGCGAGGATACTGCCAAGCAATGCAGCAAAAAGGAGGTATCGTTCAATTTGAAAAAGTTTTAGAATTAGTACGGCAAAATCAAAGGATTGTCGGCGTAAAAACTGCTAGTGAAACTTATTACGGTCAAAATATAGTCGTTTGTGCTGGCGGATTCAGCCGTCAATTACTAAAAGCATCCGGAATTTCATTACCCCTTTATTTCACTCATGCAGAACTAATAGAAATTTCGGCTGTTGATATTCAGCTAAATACTTTAGTAATGCCAGCACAACTCAAACGATTTCAATTGGAAAAACAAGCTAGTAAATCAGAAAACGATCGGCTATGGGATGAACCAGGCCACGAACCAGTCCCTCCCATTTTAGATGCAGGTGCCGTTCAGTTCAAAAACGGTACGATTCGGTTGGGACAAATTAGCCGAGTACTCACCGATCCCGATGCTAAAATCGACGCCAAAATCAGCGAATCGGCTATTCGCGATGCAGTAGGAAAACTTTTACCATCGCTGGCTAATTTACCGGGAACGTGGCATCATTGCTTAGTAGCATTCAGCCAAAATAGTCTCCCCATCGTGGGAACTATCCCAGATGTAGAAGGCGTCCATATATTCTCAAGCTTTACTAATCCTTTAGTGTTCGTACCGCCCTTAGCACGGCGATTTGCTAATCAAGTATCTGGGGTAGAAGATCCGATTATCGAGCGATTAAATAAGCTAATTGGTTAA